A single Populus alba chromosome 7, ASM523922v2, whole genome shotgun sequence DNA region contains:
- the LOC118043612 gene encoding cytochrome P450 71AU50 translates to MAWIWTASLAFVALIFLLRWLSTENKRLPPGPRGFPIFGSLHLLGKFPHRALHQLAQRYGPIMHLRLGLVSTIVVSSPEAAELFLKTHDLVFAGRPPRESARYISYGQKGMAFAQYGSYWRSMRKMCTVELLSSLKVASFKAMRMEELDLLIKYIQEAAQERVAVDLSAKVSSLSADMSCRMVFGKKYLDEDLDERGFKSVMQEVMHLSAAPHLGDYIPQIAALDLQGLTRRMKAISKVLDVFLDKIIDEHVHYQEKGKNKDFVDVMLSFMKSEENEYLVDQGCMKAIMLDMLVGSVDTSATVIDWAFSELIKNPRVMKKLQKELEEVVGKQRMVEESDLERLEYLDMVVKETLRLHPAGPLMIPHEATEDCVVNGFHIPKKSHVIINVWAIGRDPKAWTDAEKFYPERFVGSDIDVRGRDFQLIPFGTGRRSCPGMHLGLTVVRLVVAQLLHCFDWELPNGILPSEVDMTEEFGLVLCRSKHLLAIPTYRLNK, encoded by the exons ATGGCTTGGATTTGGACAGCTTCTCTAGCCTTTGTCGCACTTATCTTTCTGCTCCGATGGTTAAGCACCGAGAATAAGAGACTACCGCCTGGTCCAAGAGGGTTTCCAATTTTTGGAAGTCTTCATTTGTTAGGTAAGTTCCCTCATCGAGCTCTTCATCAGCTTGCTCAAAGATATGGCCCCATCATGCATTTGCGGTTAGGCCTGGTGTCGACCATTGTTGTCTCTTCGCCTGAAGCTGCCGAGTTATTTCTTAAGACCCATGACCTTGTTTTTGCTGGCAGACCACCTCGCGAGTCTGCAAGGTACATCTCTTATGGACAAAAAGGCATGGCTTTTGCACAATACGGTTCGTATTGGCGCAGCATGCGTAAGATGTGCACAGTAGAGTTGCTTAGTAGCTTGAAAGTTGCATCTTTCAAGGCAATGAGAATGGAGGAGCTTGATCTGTTGATTAAGTACATTCAAGAAGCTGCACAGGAACGTGTTGCTGTCGATCTGAGTGCCAAGGTTTCGTCCCTCAGTGCTGACATGAGCTGTAGAATGGTGTTTGGGAAGAAATATTTAGATGAGGATCTTGATGAGAGGGGATTCAAATCTGTGATGCAAGAGGTCATGCATTTATCAGCAGCTCCACACTTGGGAGATTACATTCCTCAAATCGCAGCTCTTGATCTCCAGGGACTGACAAGACGCATGAAGGCTATTTCCAAAGTGTTAGATGTCTTTCTTGACAAGATTATTGACGAGCATGTACACTACCAGGAGAAGGGCAAAAACAAGGACTTTGTTGACGTCATGCTAAGTTTCATGAAATCCGAAGAAAACGAGTACCTCGTTGATCAAGGCTGTATGAAAGCCATAATGCTG GACATGCTTGTGGGTTCAGTGGACACTTCAGCAACTGTGATTGACTGGGCATTCTCAGAACTGATAAAAAATCCACGGGTTATGAAGAAACTGCAAAAAGAACTAGAAGAAGTAGTGGGAAAGCAAAGGATGGTGGAGGAATCAGACTTGGAGAGGTTGGAGTACCTAGACATGGTTGTGAAGGAAACCTTGCGGCTCCATCCAGCGGGTCCTCTGATGATCCCTCATGAGGCCACGGAGGACTGCGTTGTGAATGGCTTCCACATACCGAAGAAATCACATGTTATAATCAATGTATGGGCCATTGGTCGAGACCCAAAAGCTTGGACCGATGCAGAAAAGTTTTACCCAGAGAGGTTTGTTGGCAGTGACATAGATGTTCGGGGCCGGGACTTCCAGCTTATTCCATTTGGCACTGGCCGCAGAAGCTGCCCTGGAATGCACTTAGGGCTGACTGTGGTGCGGCTGGTGGTTGCGCAGCTGCTACATTGCTTTGACTGGGAACTTCCAAATGGAATACTGCCATCTGAAGTGGACATGACAGAAGAGTTTGGTCTCGTACTCTGCAGGTCCAAGCATCTACTAGCTATTCCTACATATCGCCTTAACAAATGA